A segment of the Georgenia sp. M64 genome:
GGAGCCGACCGCGATCTGCTGCGGGGCGACGGCGAGGACGAGCACGCCCCAGCCGACGACGTTGAGGAGGACGACCACCGCGGCCATGCCCGCGACGGAACGTCGCTCCGCGCCGGACCAGGAGCGCCGGGTGGTCGGCGTGCGGGGGCGGGTCAGCGTGTCGGGCATGGCGATCCTTCCGGCAGCGGGCGGGGGCGGCACGGGTGGGACGAGTGGGACGGAGTGTGGCAGGTGGGTGGGGCGGACCGTCAGACGAGCCGGGGGACGGACTGTGCGGCCATGGCCACGGCCACGAGGACGAGCAGCACCGTGAAGGCCAGGCTGAGCCGCTCCGGACGCACCCGGGTGACCACCCGGCTGCCCAGGAGGCTGCCGGCGACCGCGGCCGCGGTGAACAGGCCGAGGACCGCCCAGTCCAGGCTCACCTCCTGCCCCAGGCGCGCGGCCAGGGAGGTGACGCTGTTGACGCTGATGACGACGAGGGAGGTGCCCACGGCCACCGGCATCGGCAGGCGCAGCGCCAGCACGAGCGCCGGGACCGCCGCGAAGCCTCCGCCGACCCCGAAGAAACCTGTGAGGAGGCCGACCCCGGCGGCGGTGAGGACCAGGACGGCGGCCCGGCCGCAGTCGCAGCGCAGCGGCCGCAGGCTGAGGATCGGGCTCGTGCGCGCCTCGACGACGGGCCCGCCGGCCCGGGCGGACCGGGCGGCGCTGCGCCTGCGGTGGGTCATCAGACCGGCGACCACCAGGAGCAGCCCGGCGAACGCAGCCAGGAGCACCTGGGGGTCGACCCGCACGGACAGCAGCGACGCCGGGTACGCCCCGGCGACGCCGAGGAGCCCGAAGACCAGCCCCTGACCCAGCCGCACCCGGCCTGCCCGCAGGTGCGGGATCATCCCGATCGCGGTGGTGATCCCGACGATGATGAGCGAGCCGGTGGTGGCCGACCGCACGTCCTGGCCGAGGAGGTACACCAGTGCCGGGACGGTGAGGATCGAACCGCCGCCGCCGAGCGCCCCGAGGGTGATGCCGACGAGCAGGCCGAGCGGGATGGTCAGGGCGAGCACCGTCAGACCGCCGCGGTCTCCTCGAGCACCGGCAGGCCGGCGGCGCGGGCGGACTGGTCGAAGGAGTCGTCGATGACGACGACCCGGTGACCCCTGGCCATGAGGAACGAGGCGGCCATGGTGGCGCGGTAGCCGGCGGCGCAGTGCACCCACACCTCACCGGCGGGCACCTCGTCGATCCGGCCCAGGAGGTCGTGCAGCGGGATGTGCACGGAGCCCTCGATGTGCCCGTCGCGCCACTCCGAGACCCGGCGGACGTCGACCACGGAGACCTCGCGGTGGTGGCGGACCTGCGCGAGGTCGGCGAAGGTCGCGCGGTCGATCGTGGCCAGCGGCTCGTCGGTCCAGTCCTCCGGTCCGCCGGTCGCGGCCGCGGCGGGCCGGTCGATGCCGATGCGGACCAGCTCGCGCTGGGCCTCGGCGACCTGCTCGCGGGCCTCGCCGAGCAGGGTGACCGGGGTGCCCCACGGGATGAGCCAGCCGAGGTAGGTGGAGAACTGCCCGTCCAGCCCGAACGCGAACGAGCCGGGGACGTGCCCGGCCGCGAAGGCGGTCCGGGTGCGCAGGTCCACGAGCCACTCCCCCGCCTCGAGACGACGGCGCAGCTCGGCCTTGTCGGCCTGCTCGGGGAAGGACAGGTCCGGTGCCGCGGGGCCGCCCGCGTTGGCCGGGCCCATGTGGACGTAGTACGCGGGGTAGACGTCGAGCCCGGCGACGACCTCGGCGACGTAGTCCGCCTCGTCCTGGGAGAGGACCGGGTTGATGAGCCGCTCCTGGGCGATGGTCGACGCCGTGGTGTCGCCGCCGGCCGAGGTGGCCGAGCAGAAGCTGCCGAACCCGTGGGTCGGCATGACCTTCGTCGAGCCCGGGAGCTCCTCGGCGAGGCGGCGCGCCGAGCGGAACTGGTGGTGGGCCAGGTCGTGGGTGTGCTCGGCGCCGAGGAGGTCGGGCCGGCCGGTGGAGCCGAAGAGCAGCGAGCCGCCGGAGAAGACGGCAGGCGAGTCGCCCCCGAGGGCGTAGGACATGTGGGTGAAGGTGTGGCCGGGCGTGTGCATGGCCCGGACCCTGAGCTCGGCGCTGACCTCGACGACGTCGCCGTCGCGGATGGGCTCGCGCTCGAAGGAGACGTCGTCGTCGGCGTTGACGTAGTAGCGCGCGCCCACCTGCTGCGCGAGGGCGTACCCGCCGGTGACGTAGTCGTTGTGGATGTGGGTCTCGAAGACGTGGGTGATCCGGACGCCGGCCTTCTCGGCCGCGTCGAGCATGCGGTCGATGTCGCGCTGGGGGTCGACGACGAAGGCGACCTCGCCGTCGTGGACCAGGTAGCTGCGGTCGCCGAGGGAGGGGGTCTCGATGGAGATGATCGTGGCCATCAGGTCAGGTCCTTTGCGGTGTCGGGTTGCTGGGCGGTGTCGCGCTCAGGCGCGGTCGCGGTTCGGTCCGGTGACGACGGGGTGGCCCTGGGAGATCCACGCCATGGTGCCGCCGTCGACGGAGTAGGCGTCGTGGCCGGCCCGGACGAGGTAGTCCATGACGGTCCGGCTGCGGTTGCCGCTGCGGCAGATGACGTACACCGGCTCGCCCTTGGGCAGGTCGGTGTGACGGACGGGCACCTGGCCCATGGGCAGCAGCTCCGCGCCGGGGACGTGGCCCTCGACGTACTCGGAGGGCTCGCGCACGTCCAGGACGTAGGCGCCGGTGGCGCGAGCGGCGGCGAGCTGGTCGATGGTGACGACGGGCATGGATGGTCACTCCTGTTCTGTGTGGGGCGGGACCGGACGCTATACCCCAGGGGGTATAGGCGCAAACAGGGAGGGTCCCGGAGATATTCCACGCCCCTGTTCCTCCGTCACACCAGGGCCGCAGGGCCCGGCTCGGGAGGCGGGCCCTGGACCCGGCCCGCTCCCGGCCCGCCGCTGTCCGTGACGGGTCCTCGGCGGCGCCGCTTCACGAAGGCTTCACACGGGCGACGCCGAGGCCCTCACGCGCGGGCGGTGGACTTGTTCTCAAGACCGAGGGGGCATCGAGCCCCGGGAGAGGTGAGCACGATGAGGATCATGAGGACGGGTGCTGTGGCACTGGCCGTCGTCGCCGTCGCCGTGGGGACGGCGGGCGTCGCGACGGCACGACCGGCGGGCCCCGGTGACGGCTGGTCCGGCGGCCCCAACCGCAGCGGCGACCCGGTCGCGGCGGTGACGGTGGACCTCACCGACGAGGAGGTGGCCGGCCTGGTCTTCACCCGCGAGGAGGAGGCGATGGCACGCGACCTCTACCAGGCGTTCGCCGAGCTGTACCCGGAGACGGAGATCTTCACCCGCATCGCGACGAGCGAGCAGCGTCACTTCGACGCGATCGGCAACGTCCTCGAGCGGTACGGGATCGACGACCCCAGCACGGGTGAGCCGGGCGTGTACGTCGACGACGCGATCCAGGACCTCTACGACGGCTGGCTGGCCGACGGCTCGGAGTCGGTGCAGGCCGCGTACGAGGTCGGCGTCGAGCTCGAGAGGGTCGACGTCGAGGACCTCCAGGGCCTCATCGACGCCACCGACAACGCGATGCTGGACCGGGTGTACTCGAACCTGCTGGCGGGTTCGGAGAACCACCTCGCCGCGTTCGAGGCGGCGGCTGCCGGCGAGACACCCGCCCTGTGCACGCAGGACGGCACGGGCATGCAGGACCGGCAGATGATGGGCCGGGGCGGTCGCGGCCCGGGTCACCGGAGCTGATGAACCGGTAGTCACACGCCAGGCACGGCACGGCAGGTATCCACACCGCCGGGCACGGCACACCAGGCTCGGCACGCCGGGCACGGCACGCCGGGCACGGCACGGCACGGGACGGCACGGGACGGCACGGGACGGGCGGCACCCTCAGGGGTGCCGCCCGTTCGCGCGCACAGAACCTCTCGCGAGCCGGCATCCGCCGCTCCAACGGGGAGGAAGTGACGGATCGGGTCACATCCGGCGGCTCATCCCCGGCGACGTCTCCCCGACGAGCGCCACAGACATGGCGCCGGCTCTGCCTGGCCTCACTGCCCTGCCCGGCCGTGGCTGAGCTTGCCTGGCCTTGGCCCTGCCTGGCCGTGGCGAGAACCCGGCGCGGCGCGACCCGGTGCAGCCGGGCGCAGCGCGGCCGGGCCACCGCGCCTCGCGCCTCGCGGCCGGACGGCGGGTCAGATCCCGGCCTTCTCCTTCACCTGGCGCTTGATGCGCCCGAGCATCCCCGCCATGCCCCGCAGGCGCAGCGGGCTGACGACCTCGGCGAGGCCGAGCCGGCCGGTGAAGTCGGCGGGCACGTCGAGGATCTCCTGCGCCGTCCGGCCGTCGAGGCCCTCGTGGAGGATGCCCGCGAAGCCGCGGGTGGTGGGCGCCTCGCGCGGGGCGGAGAAGTACAGCCGGACCACGGCGTCCCCGCCCGCGCCCTCGACCTCGGTGAGCAGGAAGATCGGCGACTGGCACTCCGGGACCGGCTCGAGGAGCTCGGGGTGCTCCGCGTAGCGCTCCGGCAGGTCGGGCAGCCCCTGGCTGAACTCCAGCAGCAGCTGGAGCCGCTCGGGGACGGGCATCGCGGTGAAGTCCTCCGCGATCCCGGCCAGGCCCTCGGGCAGGTCGGTGGTCGTCACCGCGTCACCTCACCCGGCTCCTCGCCGCGGGCGATGGGCACCCGCACGGCGTTGCCCCACTCGGTCCACGAGCCGTCGTAGTTGCGCACGTCCGGGAAGCCGAGGAGCTGCTGCAGGACGAACCACGTGTGGCTCGACCGCTCCCCGATGCGGCAGTAGGTGATGACCGGCTCGGCTGCGTCGAGGCCCTTCTCGTCGACGTAGATCGAGGCGAGCTCGTCGCGCGAGCGGAACGTCCCGTCCTCGTTCGCGGCCCGCGCCCACGGCACGGACTGCGCGCCGGGGATGTGGCCGCCGCGCAGCGCCCCCTCCTCGGGGTAGTCCGGCATGTGGGTGCGCTCGCCGGTGTACTCCGGCAGCGAGCGCACGTCCACGAGCTGACCGCCGAGGAAGGCCACGACGTCGTCCTTGAACGCCCGCACGGGTGCGTCCTCGCGCTCGACGACCGGGTAGTCCGCCGCTGCCGGCGACGGCCTCGCGGTGGTCATCTCCCGGCCCTCCGCCTCCCACTTGGCGCGGCCGCCGTCGAGCAGGCGCACGTCCGGGTGGCCGAACAGCGTGAAGACCCACAGCGCGTACGCGGCCCACCAGTTGTTCTTGTCGCCGTAGATGACGACCGTGGTGTCGCGACCGATCCCCTTGGCGGACATGAGCCGGGCGAACCCGGCGCCGTCGACGTAGTCCCGGGTGACGGGGTCGTTGAGGTCGAGGTGCCAGTCGACCTTGACCGCACCGGGGATGTGCCCGGTCTCGTAGAGCAGGACGTCCTCGTCGCTCTCGACGACGACGAGGCCCGGCTCGCCGAGGTGCTCGGCGAGCCACGTGGTGCTCACGAGCCGCTCCGGGTGGGCGTAGTCGGCGAACTTCGGGTCGTCGTCACGGGGCAGGGTCATGGCGTCTGGCCTCTCGTCGGGGGGTGCGGCTGCTCCCATCCTCTCACCGAGGCACACTGGTCGGTATGTGCGGTCGCTACGCCAACGCCCGTCGGGACGCCGACCTCGTGGGTGCCTTCGGGATCGAGGACGTCGTCGGGGACGAGCCGGCGCCGTCGTGGAACGTCGCACCGACCGACGACGTCCGGGTGGTGCTCGAGCGGGCACCGCGCGAGGAGCCCGAGGAACGTCCCGCTCGTCAGCTGCGCACCGTCCGCTGGGGGCTGGTCCCCTCGTGGGCGAAGGACGCCTCGATCGGCTCCCGGCTCATCAACGCCCGCTCGGAGTCGGTGACCGAGAAGCCGGCCTTCAAGGCCGCGGCCGCCCGACGCCGCTGCCTGGTCCCCGCGGACGGGTACTACGAGTGGGAGAAGCTGCCCTCGGGCGGCAAGCAGCCGTACTTCCTCCACGGCGACGGCGTGCTCGGCTTCGCCGGTCTGTACGAGCTGTGGCCGGACCCCTCGATGGACGCGGACGACCCCGCGCGGTGGTGGTGGACGTTCACGATCCTCACCACGCGCGCCGGTGACGCGCTGGGACACATCCACGACCGCACCCCGGTCGTGGTGCCACCGGCGATGGCCGGCGACTGGCTCGACCCGCGGCTGACGAAGGTCTCGGAGGTGCGCGCGATGATCGAGGCGATGCCCGAGCCGGTGCTCGAGCCGCGGCCGGTGGGTCGGGCGGTGGGCAACGTCGCCAACAACGGGCCGCAGCTCGTCGAGCGTGTCGAGCTCTGACGTCTCACCGCTGAAGGTCAGGGGCGGGCAGGCGCCGCCGTGACGGGCTGTCCGGCCGGCTCGCCATCCGGCGACGTGTGGGCCGGACCCCTCGGGTGCGCGAGGGACATCGCCATCGCGACGAGGGTCAGCGCCCCGAGGAAGTTGCCGGCGAGGACCGGCAGCTGGTTCCACAGCCACCAGTCGCCGACCCCGACCGGGGCGCCCAGAAGCATCCCGGCGGGGATGACGAAGAGGTTGACGACCCCGTGCTCGAAACCGAGGGCGAAGAACGTCATCACCGGCAGCCACATCGCCGCGATCTTCCCGCCGGTGCTGGTCGAGTCAGACCCATGACGACGCCGGTCCCCACCAGCCAGTTGCAGAGCACCGCCTTGACGGCCACGAGCACGAGACCGGCGCCACCGAGCGCCTGGTGGTCGAGGGTCTTGTGGACGGCGAGATCGACGAGGGCGCGGGCGACCGGGGCGTCCGCCGTCGTCCACATCTCGGTGACGACGGCCGCGAAGAGCAGCGCGTAGAGACCCCCGCCGAGGGTGTGCCCGACGACCACCCACCAGAAGGCACGGAGCATCTCCCGCGTCCGGACCCGGCCCTCGCGCACGGCCAGCGGGACGACGGCGAAGGACCCGGTGACCATCTCGAGGCCGAGGAGCAGGACGATGACGAAGCCGACCGGGAAGAGCAGCGCCCCGAGGACGGGCGCGCCGGTCTGCACCGCCGCGGTCAGCGCCAGGGTCGTCGCCGCGCCGAGGAACATCGCCCCCACAGGGCGCCGCGCAGCACGAGGGTGCGCCGGTCGAGGTGAGCCTTCTTGGCCCCGAGGGCGACCATGGCGTCGACGACGGCGGCGGGCTCGACGTAGGACACGGGTCCTCCCGGGGAGGCGGCTGGGATCCCTCCCGACGCTAGGGACCCGCCGCCCGTCCGCTGCGGGACCAACGCCCGCCCCTCCCTGTGGCGTGCGCCACGGGGGGCCCGGCTCGGACGAGCGGGGCCGGCGGCCCGGTCGGACCGTGGCCCACCGGCCCTCCCGGCGTGCCGCTACTGCGCGGCGGCCTCGAGCTCGTCGGTGAGGTCGGCGATCCGGTCCCCGAGGGACTCCAGCACGGCCCGGACCTCCGGCTCGGCGTCCTCGGCGGCGGCGGAGACCTGGTCGCCCGCCTCGGCGAGGGAGTCCTCCGCGGCCTGGACGGCCTCGGCGTCGTCGGCGTTCTCGAGGGCCGCCTGGGCGTCCTCGATCGCCGAGCCGGCGGAGGTGACGGCCTCCTCGACCTCGGCGCGGGCGTCGGGGGCGAGGTCCTCCAGGGCCGCCTGGGCGTCGTCGAGCGCCGCGCCCGCCTCGTCGGCGGCCTGGCGGGCGGCGTCACCGAGGTCACCGGCGGCGGCGGAGACGGTGTCCCCGACCTCCTCGAGCTCGGGGGTCTCCTCCTCGGAGCACCCGGTCAGGGCGAGGGCGGCGGCCAGGGCGAGGACTGCGGTGGCGGAACGGCGGCGGGACACGGGATCTCCTTCGGTCGGTGCGGTTCCGTCCCATTGTGCGGTCGCGCCCAGGGGGCCGCGAGTGGTGGGATACCCGGCATGAGCGACTCCGCCGGCACCGACGCGACCCCGTTCGCCGACCTCGACCACTACCTCGCCCTGCCCCGGCTGGGCGGTCTGGCCCTCTCGGCGGACGGCGAGCGCCTCGTCGTCGGCGTCCAGACGCTCGACAAGGACGCCACCGCCTGGGTGGGGTCGCTGTGGGACATCGACCCGACCGGCGCCCGGGCGGCCCGCCGTCTCACGCGCGGCGCCAAGGGCGAGTCGTCCCCCGCCTTCACCCCCGACGGCGACCTGCTCTTCGTCGCCCGCCGGGGCGAGGACGACGACGCCGTTGCCGAGCTCCACCTCCTGCCCGCCGGCGGCGGCGAGCCGCGGGTCGTCGCCACCCACCCCGGCGGGGTCGAGTCCGTCGCGACGCCGCGCACGGGGCACGCGGTGCTCGTCCAGGGCTCCGCGCTGCCCCGCTCCACGGACCTCGCCGACGAGAAGGAGCGGCGCAAGGCCCGCAAGGAGAAGAAGGTCTCGGCCATCCTGCACGCCGACTACCCGGTGCGGTACTGGGACCACGACCTCGGGCCGGCCGCGCCGAGGCTCTACGCCGCCGAGCCGGCCGGCACCTCCCCCGAGCCCGCCGGACCGGCCAAGCACCGCGCGGGCCCCCCGGCCGCCGCCGACCCGCTGGACGAGCCCGCCCTGGAGCTGCGCGACCTCACCCCCGACGCCGGGGTCACCCTCGTCGAGACCCGTCACGTCCTCGCGCCGAACGGCACGTTCGTCGTCACCGAGGTGACCGAGCCCGAGGGCGGCGCCTCCCGCCGCCAGAGCGTCGTCCGCATCGACGTCGCCACCGGCGAGCGGACCACCCTGCTCGCCGCCGACGAGGACGAGGAGTTCGCCGTCGGGGCGGTCAGCGACGACGGCACCCG
Coding sequences within it:
- a CDS encoding MBL fold metallo-hydrolase, whose product is MATIISIETPSLGDRSYLVHDGEVAFVVDPQRDIDRMLDAAEKAGVRITHVFETHIHNDYVTGGYALAQQVGARYYVNADDDVSFEREPIRDGDVVEVSAELRVRAMHTPGHTFTHMSYALGGDSPAVFSGGSLLFGSTGRPDLLGAEHTHDLAHHQFRSARRLAEELPGSTKVMPTHGFGSFCSATSAGGDTTASTIAQERLINPVLSQDEADYVAEVVAGLDVYPAYYVHMGPANAGGPAAPDLSFPEQADKAELRRRLEAGEWLVDLRTRTAFAAGHVPGSFAFGLDGQFSTYLGWLIPWGTPVTLLGEAREQVAEAQRELVRIGIDRPAAAATGGPEDWTDEPLATIDRATFADLAQVRHHREVSVVDVRRVSEWRDGHIEGSVHIPLHDLLGRIDEVPAGEVWVHCAAGYRATMAASFLMARGHRVVVIDDSFDQSARAAGLPVLEETAAV
- a CDS encoding SufE family protein, whose amino-acid sequence is MPVPERLQLLLEFSQGLPDLPERYAEHPELLEPVPECQSPIFLLTEVEGAGGDAVVRLYFSAPREAPTTRGFAGILHEGLDGRTAQEILDVPADFTGRLGLAEVVSPLRLRGMAGMLGRIKRQVKEKAGI
- a CDS encoding sulfurtransferase; the protein is MTLPRDDDPKFADYAHPERLVSTTWLAEHLGEPGLVVVESDEDVLLYETGHIPGAVKVDWHLDLNDPVTRDYVDGAGFARLMSAKGIGRDTTVVIYGDKNNWWAAYALWVFTLFGHPDVRLLDGGRAKWEAEGREMTTARPSPAAADYPVVEREDAPVRAFKDDVVAFLGGQLVDVRSLPEYTGERTHMPDYPEEGALRGGHIPGAQSVPWARAANEDGTFRSRDELASIYVDEKGLDAAEPVITYCRIGERSSHTWFVLQQLLGFPDVRNYDGSWTEWGNAVRVPIARGEEPGEVTR
- a CDS encoding formate/nitrite transporter family protein encodes the protein MFLGAATTLALTAAVQTGAPVLGALLFPVGFVIVLLLGLEMVTGSFAVVPLAVREGRVRTREMLRAFWWVVVGHTLGGGLYALLFAAVVTEMWTTADAPVARALVDLAVHKTLDHQALGGAGLVLVAVKAVLCNWLVGTGVVMGLTRPAPAGRSRRCGCR
- a CDS encoding sulfite exporter TauE/SafE family protein, whose protein sequence is MLALTIPLGLLVGITLGALGGGGSILTVPALVYLLGQDVRSATTGSLIIVGITTAIGMIPHLRAGRVRLGQGLVFGLLGVAGAYPASLLSVRVDPQVLLAAFAGLLLVVAGLMTHRRRSAARSARAGGPVVEARTSPILSLRPLRCDCGRAAVLVLTAAGVGLLTGFFGVGGGFAAVPALVLALRLPMPVAVGTSLVVISVNSVTSLAARLGQEVSLDWAVLGLFTAAAVAGSLLGSRVVTRVRPERLSLAFTVLLVLVAVAMAAQSVPRLV
- a CDS encoding DUF2202 domain-containing protein, whose protein sequence is MRIMRTGAVALAVVAVAVGTAGVATARPAGPGDGWSGGPNRSGDPVAAVTVDLTDEEVAGLVFTREEEAMARDLYQAFAELYPETEIFTRIATSEQRHFDAIGNVLERYGIDDPSTGEPGVYVDDAIQDLYDGWLADGSESVQAAYEVGVELERVDVEDLQGLIDATDNAMLDRVYSNLLAGSENHLAAFEAAAAGETPALCTQDGTGMQDRQMMGRGGRGPGHRS
- a CDS encoding formate/nitrite transporter family protein yields the protein MWLPVMTFFALGFEHGVVNLFVIPAGMLLGAPVGVGDWWLWNQLPVLAGNFLGALTLVAMAMSLAHPRGPAHTSPDGEPAGQPVTAAPARP
- a CDS encoding SOS response-associated peptidase, which encodes MCGRYANARRDADLVGAFGIEDVVGDEPAPSWNVAPTDDVRVVLERAPREEPEERPARQLRTVRWGLVPSWAKDASIGSRLINARSESVTEKPAFKAAAARRRCLVPADGYYEWEKLPSGGKQPYFLHGDGVLGFAGLYELWPDPSMDADDPARWWWTFTILTTRAGDALGHIHDRTPVVVPPAMAGDWLDPRLTKVSEVRAMIEAMPEPVLEPRPVGRAVGNVANNGPQLVERVEL
- a CDS encoding rhodanese-like domain-containing protein → MPVVTIDQLAAARATGAYVLDVREPSEYVEGHVPGAELLPMGQVPVRHTDLPKGEPVYVICRSGNRSRTVMDYLVRAGHDAYSVDGGTMAWISQGHPVVTGPNRDRA